The following proteins come from a genomic window of Columba livia isolate bColLiv1 breed racing homer chromosome 27, bColLiv1.pat.W.v2, whole genome shotgun sequence:
- the ARRDC2 gene encoding arrestin domain-containing protein 2 isoform X2 has translation MQPLGRVRSLSVELDTDRAWGAYGSGELLRGRVRLELRGTLRLRALEVHARGRATAHWLESHSVGLNTVYRDYTAYQTFLHRRCQLIPDNGEVTVLQAGRHEFPFTFQLPETLATSFEGKHGSVRYWVKAKLRRPWATVRKVKKEFTVIEPIDINTPALLAPQAGAKEKLARAWYCNRGQVSVTAKIDRKGYTPGEVIPIFAEIDNCTSRAVVPKAAIIQTQTFIARGTKKQKKSVVTSMVGDTIAAGKREVWHGRALKIPPVGPSILQCRIIQVEYSLKVCVDIPGTSKLLLELPLVIGTIPLHPFGSRTSSVSSQYSVNLDWLSSIPEQPEAPPEYSSVVSSSDAEQSLAPPCRSELSSILEGPFFAYIQEFRFRPPPLYSEVDPNPTSDHIRPRCMTC, from the exons ATGCAGCCCCTGGGCCGCGTGCGGAGCTTGTCGGTGGAGCTGGACACCGACAGAGCGTGGGGCGCGTACGGCAGCGGGGAGCTGCTGCGCGGCCGCGTGCGGCTGGAGCTGCGCGGCACGCTGCGGCTGCGGGCGCTGGAGGTGCACGCTCGCGGCCGCGCCACCGCGCACTGGCTGGAGAGCCACAGCGTGGGGCTCAACACCGTCTACCGGGACTACACCGCCTACCAGACCTTCCTGCACCGCCGCTGCCAGCTCATCCCCG ACAACGGCGAGGTCACTGTCCTGCAGGCGGGAAGGCACGAGTTCCCCTTCACCTTCCAGCTCCCTGA GACCCTGGCCACCTCCTTCGAGGGCAAGCACGGCAGCGTGCGCTACTGGGTGAAGGCCAAACTGCGCAGGCCCTGGGCCACGGTGAGGAAGGTGAAGAAGGAGTTCACTGTGATCGAGCCCATCGACATCAACACGCCGGCGCTGCTG GCTCCCCAGGCAGGTGCTAAGGAGAAACTTGCTCGTGCCTGGTACTGCAATCGCGGCCAGGTTTCTGTCACCGCCAAGATTGACCGGAAAGGCTACACCCCAG GTGAGGTCATCCCTATCTTTGCGGAGATCGACAACTGCACCAGCCGAGCGGTGGTGCCCAAGGCGGCCATCATCCAGACTCAGACCTTCATCGCGCGCGGCACCAAGAAGCAGAAGAAGTCGGTGGTGACCAGCATGGTCGGGGACACCATCGCGGCGGGGAAGCGGGAGGTGTGGCACGGGCGGGCGCTGAAGATCCCGCCGGTGGGTCCCTCCATCCTCCAGTGCCGCATCATCCAGGTGGAATATTCCCTGAAG GTTTGTGTGGATATTCCTGGGACGTCCAAGCTGCTCCTTGAGCTGCCGCTTGTCATCGGAACCATCCCGCTGCACCCGTTCGGGAGCCGCACGTCCAGCGTCAGCAGCCAGTACAGCGTCAACCTGGACTGGCTGAGCAGCATCCCGGAGCAGCCGGAGG CTCCCCCCGAATACTCGTCGGTGGTGTCCAGCTCGGATGCcgagcagagcctggctccgcCGTGCCGCAGCGAGCTCAGCAGCATCCTGGAAGGTCCTTTCTTTGCCTACATCCAGGAGTTTCGCTTCCGACCACCTCCCCTGTATTCAGAG GTTGATCCAAACCCCACCTCAGATCACATCCGTCCACGCTGCATGACCTGTTGA
- the PEX11G gene encoding peroxisomal membrane protein 11C encodes MAAGALGGLVAALESHRGRDRVVRALCYGCQLAGGALAGPQAAPAGLPGSLLAVSAQLSACRTALRLFDDFAMLSYSCSYGLGPKDEDPLVRGLSVLSNLANQLYYPCEHVAWAADAGVVRVGSQKWWALSTGLWAAALLLGILRSLRILFQLRRKLRQHKGTSSPLSQKETKAQVKAEVLSILASAADLSNAIHWLPPGVLWAGRFPPWLVGLLGTVSSLIGIYQASRSGNSESA; translated from the exons ATGGCGGCGGGAGCGCTCGGCGGCCTGGTCGCCGCTCTGGAGTCCCACCGGGGCCGCGACCGGGTG GTCCGCGCTCTGTGTTACGGCTGCCAGCTGGCGGGCGGGGCGCTGGCCGGGCCGCAGGCCGCGCCGGCCGGGCTCCCCGGGAGCCTCCTGGCCGTGTCGGCCCAGCTGAGCGCCTGCCGCACGGCCCTGCGCCTCTTCGATGACTTCGCCATGCTCAGCTACAGCTGCAGCTACGGGCTGGGCCCCAAG GATGAGGACCCGCTGGTGCGGGGGCTGTCGGTGCTCAGCAACCTGGCCAACCAGCTCTACTACCCCTGCGAGCACGTGGCGTGGGCGGCTGACGCCGGCGTCGTCCGCGTGGGCTCCCAGAAGTGGTGGGCGCTGAGCACGGGGCTCTGGGCCGCGGCGCTGCTGCTGGGCATCCTGCG GTCCCTGAGAATCTTGTTCCAGTTACGACGAAAGCTGAGGCAGCACAAGGG TACGTCTTCGCCTCTGAGTCAGAAGGAAACGAAAGCCCAGGTGAAGGCTGAAGTTCTGAGCATCCTGGCGAGCGCGGCGGATCTGTCCAACGCGATCCACTGGCTGCCCCCGGGCGTCCTCTGGGCCGGACGCTTCCCTCCCTGGTTGGTGGGTCTCCTGGGGACCGTATCTTCCCTGATTGGTATCTACCAGGCGTCTAGAAGCGGAAATTCTGAATCTGCATAA
- the SAXO5 gene encoding stabilizer of axonemal microtubules 5 isoform X1, which yields MATRSGARRGARREGGGTVAIATRPSGCRAPARPAMAAQAVAAVPAIPAPLTGVPFMKASHFQLGDERQAPAAARRSFSHSQFPPHWGVFRPPPAPLPCSGQVLGPPGGDGGETRSETRLAFPEKPLQPVAPFVPPESCVRMHADPRIRVLSSETRDSFPCPQPHLPPPLPAAQLQDSIPCGDREKIRLPASIYSTSYPAHAVQPAGPRPSRWGCVPTIRGDGQSYYNTSYQAQFKGEWSPPAKPSGKHISSIKFGDPTSSGFTSEQKYAYSAPDKKGHRVYDKERAVSQIHQTSVRLGDGCSRFSTSTSELFPAHEPEPVTTVRPNKNASSIPRGDEDPERNRALTATTTTRLSYPETDRWSFSPKPDLLLQKHRSSVCLGDERSGSRFFNTTHQADYQPPRQGQRVMADGKSHRESHIPFDYHTDGSCVTTTQAMLVPHRQQKQRLSEDTLQQMKSSPLALPWKAPGLFRTEQRDAFTPKSGGPAETPNANCQVSSVPLGTLKKYRPTRRVHFAP from the exons ATGGCAACACGTTCCGGGGCGCGGCGCGGTGCACGCCGGGAAGGCGGCGGAACCGTCGCCATAGCGACGCGGCCCAGCGGCTGCCGCGCTCCAGCCCGCCCGGCGATGGCGGCGCAGGCCGTGGCCGCGGTCCCCGCGATCCCCGCGCCCCTCACGGGCGTTCCCTTCATGAAGGCGTCTCACTTCCAGCTGGGGGATGAGCGCCAGGCGCCGGCCGCTGCCCGCCGGTCGTTTTCTCACAGCCAGTTCCCCCCTCACTGGGGGGTCTTCAGGCCGCCCCCGGCCCCCTTGCCGTGCAGCGGGCAAGTGCTGGGCCCGCCCGGGGGTGACGGCGGGGAAACCCGCTCGGAAACCCGCCTGGCGTTCCCAGAGAAGCCCCTGCAGCCGGTGGCACCGTTTGTCCCCCCGGAGTCGTGTGTCCGCATGCACGCGGACCCCCGCATCCGCGTCCTCAGCTCAGAGACCAGGGACAGcttcccctgtccccagccgcACCTGCCGCCGCCCCTGCCCGCCgcccagctgcaggacagcatcccttgtggggacagggagaaaaTCAGGCTCCCCGCCTCCATCTACAGCACCTCGTACCCCGCGCACGCGGTGCAGCCGGCCGGACCGCGGCCATCGCGCTGGG GGTGTGTTCCCACTATCAGAGGGGATGGACAGTCCTACTACAACACTTCTTACCAAGCACAGTTTAAAGGTGAATGGAGTCCACCTGCCAAGCCAAGTGGAAAG CACATTTCTTCAATTAAATTTGGGGATCCCACAAGCAGTGGATTTACGAGCGAGCAGAAATACGCCTACAGTGCCCCGGACAAGAAGGGACACAG GGTCTATGACAAGGAACGTGCTGTCTCCCAGATCCACCAGACGAGCGTGCGCCTGGGGGACGGCTGCAGCAGGTTCTCCACCTCCACATCAGAGCTCTTCCCGGCCCACGAGCCAG AGCCTGTGACTACTGTCCGTCCGAACAAAAACGCCTCCTCCATCCCCAGAGGCGATGAAGACCCCGAGCGAAATCGAGCATTGACAGCAACTACTACTACACGGCTCTCCTACCCAGAG ACTGACAGGTGGAGCTTCTCCCCAAAGCCCGActtgctgctgcagaagcacCGAAGCAGCGTCTGCTTGGGAGACGAGCGTTCGGGCTCCCGTTTCTTCAACACAACACACCAGGCAGACTACCAGCCGCCCCGCCAGGGCCAGAGGGTGATGGCAGATGGCAAGAGCCACCGCGAGAGCCACATCCCCTTCGACTACCACA CAGATGGGAGTTGTGTCACAACCACGCAGGCCATGCTGGTCCCACACAGACAGCAGAAACAACGGCTCTCTGAAGACACGCTACAGCAG ATGAAATCCTCGCCCCTGGCGCTACCCTGGAAGGCGCCGGGTCTCTTCAGGACCGAGCAGCGAGATGCGTTCACACCCAAGTCCGGAGGCCCGGCAGAAACCCCAAATGCAAACTGCCAAGTGAGCTCCGTCCCCCTGGGGACCCTGAAGAAATACCGTCCCACGAGGAGGGTGCACTTCGCGCCGTGA
- the ARRDC2 gene encoding arrestin domain-containing protein 2 isoform X1, whose translation MIFDRVKRFLLMLEGAERDGPVAFSPGQAVTGRVVLELAAPARLGALSLRAMGAACVHWTESRSAGSSTAYTQSYSDQVEFLNHRDTLLAPPDNGEVTVLQAGRHEFPFTFQLPETLATSFEGKHGSVRYWVKAKLRRPWATVRKVKKEFTVIEPIDINTPALLAPQAGAKEKLARAWYCNRGQVSVTAKIDRKGYTPGEVIPIFAEIDNCTSRAVVPKAAIIQTQTFIARGTKKQKKSVVTSMVGDTIAAGKREVWHGRALKIPPVGPSILQCRIIQVEYSLKVCVDIPGTSKLLLELPLVIGTIPLHPFGSRTSSVSSQYSVNLDWLSSIPEQPEAPPEYSSVVSSSDAEQSLAPPCRSELSSILEGPFFAYIQEFRFRPPPLYSEVDPNPTSDHIRPRCMTC comes from the exons ATGATCTTCGATCGCGTTAAACGCTTCTTGCTGATGCTGGAGGGTGCGGAGAGGGACGGACCGGTGGCTTTCAGCCCCGGGCAGGCGGTGACGGGCCGAGTGGTGCTGGAACTGGCGGCCCCGGCGCGACTCGGCGCCCTGAGCCTGCGGGCGATGGGCGCTGCCTGCGTGCACTGGACCGAGTCCCGCAGCGCCGGCTCCAGCACCGCCTACACCCAGAGCTACAGCGACCAGGTGGAGTTTCTCAACCACCGAGACACGCTGCTGGCACCCCCAG ACAACGGCGAGGTCACTGTCCTGCAGGCGGGAAGGCACGAGTTCCCCTTCACCTTCCAGCTCCCTGA GACCCTGGCCACCTCCTTCGAGGGCAAGCACGGCAGCGTGCGCTACTGGGTGAAGGCCAAACTGCGCAGGCCCTGGGCCACGGTGAGGAAGGTGAAGAAGGAGTTCACTGTGATCGAGCCCATCGACATCAACACGCCGGCGCTGCTG GCTCCCCAGGCAGGTGCTAAGGAGAAACTTGCTCGTGCCTGGTACTGCAATCGCGGCCAGGTTTCTGTCACCGCCAAGATTGACCGGAAAGGCTACACCCCAG GTGAGGTCATCCCTATCTTTGCGGAGATCGACAACTGCACCAGCCGAGCGGTGGTGCCCAAGGCGGCCATCATCCAGACTCAGACCTTCATCGCGCGCGGCACCAAGAAGCAGAAGAAGTCGGTGGTGACCAGCATGGTCGGGGACACCATCGCGGCGGGGAAGCGGGAGGTGTGGCACGGGCGGGCGCTGAAGATCCCGCCGGTGGGTCCCTCCATCCTCCAGTGCCGCATCATCCAGGTGGAATATTCCCTGAAG GTTTGTGTGGATATTCCTGGGACGTCCAAGCTGCTCCTTGAGCTGCCGCTTGTCATCGGAACCATCCCGCTGCACCCGTTCGGGAGCCGCACGTCCAGCGTCAGCAGCCAGTACAGCGTCAACCTGGACTGGCTGAGCAGCATCCCGGAGCAGCCGGAGG CTCCCCCCGAATACTCGTCGGTGGTGTCCAGCTCGGATGCcgagcagagcctggctccgcCGTGCCGCAGCGAGCTCAGCAGCATCCTGGAAGGTCCTTTCTTTGCCTACATCCAGGAGTTTCGCTTCCGACCACCTCCCCTGTATTCAGAG GTTGATCCAAACCCCACCTCAGATCACATCCGTCCACGCTGCATGACCTGTTGA
- the SAXO5 gene encoding stabilizer of axonemal microtubules 5 isoform X2 has translation MATRSGARRGARREGGGTVAIATRPSGCRAPARPAMAAQAVAAVPAIPAPLTGVPFMKASHFQLGDERQAPAAARRSFSHSQFPPHWGVFRPPPAPLPCSGQVLGPPGGDGGETRSETRLAFPEKPLQPVAPFVPPESCVRMHADPRIRVLSSETRDSFPCPQPHLPPPLPAAQLQDSIPCGDREKIRLPASIYSTSYPAHAVQPAGPRPSRWGCVPTIRGDGQSYYNTSYQAQFKGEWSPPAKPSGKHISSIKFGDPTSSGFTSEQKYAYSAPDKKGHRVYDKERAVSQIHQTSVRLGDGCSRFSTSTSELFPAHEPEPVTTVRPNKNASSIPRGDEDPERNRALTATTTTRLSYPETDRWSFSPKPDLLLQKHRSSVCLGDERSGSRFFNTTHQADYQPPRQGQRVMADGKSHRESHIPFDYHNGSCVTTTQAMLVPHRQQKQRLSEDTLQQMKSSPLALPWKAPGLFRTEQRDAFTPKSGGPAETPNANCQVSSVPLGTLKKYRPTRRVHFAP, from the exons ATGGCAACACGTTCCGGGGCGCGGCGCGGTGCACGCCGGGAAGGCGGCGGAACCGTCGCCATAGCGACGCGGCCCAGCGGCTGCCGCGCTCCAGCCCGCCCGGCGATGGCGGCGCAGGCCGTGGCCGCGGTCCCCGCGATCCCCGCGCCCCTCACGGGCGTTCCCTTCATGAAGGCGTCTCACTTCCAGCTGGGGGATGAGCGCCAGGCGCCGGCCGCTGCCCGCCGGTCGTTTTCTCACAGCCAGTTCCCCCCTCACTGGGGGGTCTTCAGGCCGCCCCCGGCCCCCTTGCCGTGCAGCGGGCAAGTGCTGGGCCCGCCCGGGGGTGACGGCGGGGAAACCCGCTCGGAAACCCGCCTGGCGTTCCCAGAGAAGCCCCTGCAGCCGGTGGCACCGTTTGTCCCCCCGGAGTCGTGTGTCCGCATGCACGCGGACCCCCGCATCCGCGTCCTCAGCTCAGAGACCAGGGACAGcttcccctgtccccagccgcACCTGCCGCCGCCCCTGCCCGCCgcccagctgcaggacagcatcccttgtggggacagggagaaaaTCAGGCTCCCCGCCTCCATCTACAGCACCTCGTACCCCGCGCACGCGGTGCAGCCGGCCGGACCGCGGCCATCGCGCTGGG GGTGTGTTCCCACTATCAGAGGGGATGGACAGTCCTACTACAACACTTCTTACCAAGCACAGTTTAAAGGTGAATGGAGTCCACCTGCCAAGCCAAGTGGAAAG CACATTTCTTCAATTAAATTTGGGGATCCCACAAGCAGTGGATTTACGAGCGAGCAGAAATACGCCTACAGTGCCCCGGACAAGAAGGGACACAG GGTCTATGACAAGGAACGTGCTGTCTCCCAGATCCACCAGACGAGCGTGCGCCTGGGGGACGGCTGCAGCAGGTTCTCCACCTCCACATCAGAGCTCTTCCCGGCCCACGAGCCAG AGCCTGTGACTACTGTCCGTCCGAACAAAAACGCCTCCTCCATCCCCAGAGGCGATGAAGACCCCGAGCGAAATCGAGCATTGACAGCAACTACTACTACACGGCTCTCCTACCCAGAG ACTGACAGGTGGAGCTTCTCCCCAAAGCCCGActtgctgctgcagaagcacCGAAGCAGCGTCTGCTTGGGAGACGAGCGTTCGGGCTCCCGTTTCTTCAACACAACACACCAGGCAGACTACCAGCCGCCCCGCCAGGGCCAGAGGGTGATGGCAGATGGCAAGAGCCACCGCGAGAGCCACATCCCCTTCGACTACCACA ATGGGAGTTGTGTCACAACCACGCAGGCCATGCTGGTCCCACACAGACAGCAGAAACAACGGCTCTCTGAAGACACGCTACAGCAG ATGAAATCCTCGCCCCTGGCGCTACCCTGGAAGGCGCCGGGTCTCTTCAGGACCGAGCAGCGAGATGCGTTCACACCCAAGTCCGGAGGCCCGGCAGAAACCCCAAATGCAAACTGCCAAGTGAGCTCCGTCCCCCTGGGGACCCTGAAGAAATACCGTCCCACGAGGAGGGTGCACTTCGCGCCGTGA
- the LOC102085446 gene encoding ectoderm-neural cortex protein 1-like, with protein sequence MSVSSHENRKSRSSSGSVNIHLFHKPGHADSLLTHLNLLRKRHLFTDVVLRAGNQTFHCHRAVLAACSRYFDAMFSGGLKESRDAEVNFHDSLHPEVLELLLDYAYSARVLINEENAESLLEAGDMLQFQDIRDASADFLEKNLYPGNCLNMLLLSDAHCCERLLELSWRMALANFTSLCKTEDFLRLPKDKLLELVQSEELEVEDETLVYEAVMGWIRYDLPRRHEDLPELLRSVRLALLPESYLRKHVACEKLVTSHKLGEEIVADAVRCKMKILQNDGLVTGCCARPRKVSQALLLLGGQTFMCDKIYMLDHKTREIIPRADIPSPRKECSACAIGCKVYITGGKGSENGASKDVWVYDTLHDEWAKAAPMLVARFGHGSAELDHCLYVVGGHTAVSSAFPASPSVSLKQVEHYDPQLDKWSLVAPLREGVSNAAVVGAKMKLFVFGGTSANQEKLPKVQCFDPCQNRWTVPTSCPQPWRYTAAAVVGSHIIVIGGDTEFSASSAYRFHTDTFQWSKFGDVTAKRISCRAVTSGNRLYVVGGYCGAQRCKTLDCYDPSSDSWSSVTTVPYSLIPTAFVSTWKYLSA encoded by the coding sequence ATGTCCGTCAGCAGTCACGAGAACCGCAAGTCCCGTTCGAGCTCCGGCTCCGTGAACATCCACCTGTTCCACAAACCGGGCCACGCCGACAGCCTCCTCACCCACCTCAACCTGCTCCGCAAGCGGCACCTCTTCACGGACGTGGTGCTGCGGGCGGGGAACCAAACGTTCCACTGCCACCGCGCCGTCCTGGCCGCCTGCAGCCGGTACTTCGACGCCATGTTCAGCGGGGGACTCAAGGAGAGCAGGGACGCCGAGGTCAACTTCCACGATTCCCTCCACCCCgaggtgctggagctgctcctggatTACGCCTACTCGGCCCGTGTGCTGATTAACGAGGAGAACGCCGAGTCcttgctggaggctggggacaTGTTGCAGTTTCAGGACATTCGGGATGCTTCCGCTGATTTTTTGGAGAAGAACCTCTACCCCGGGAATTGCTTGaacatgctgctgctgtccGACGCCCACTGCTGCGagcggctgctggagctgtcCTGGAGGATGGCGCTGGCCAACTTCACCTCGCTCTGCAAGACCGAGGATTTCCTCCGGCTGCCCAAAGAcaagctgctggagctggtgcagagCGAAGAGCTGGAGGTCGAGGACGAGACGCTGGTCTACGAAGCCGTTATGGGCTGGATCCGCTACGATTTACCCCGGCGCCATGAAGACCTGCCCGAGCTGCTGCGCTCCGTGCGCCTGGCGCTGCTGCCCGAGTCCTACCTGCGGAAACACGTGGCCTGCGAGAAGCTGGTGACCAGCCACAAGCTGGGCGAGGAGATCGTGGCCGACGCCGTGCGGTGCAAAATGAAGATCCTGCAGAACGACGGCCTGGTGACGGGGTGCTGCGCCCGCCCCCGCAAGGTCAGCcaggccctgctgctgctcggCGGCCAGACCTTCATGTGCGACAAGATTTACATGCTGGACCATAAAACCAGGGAGATCATTCCTCGTGCTGACATCCCGAGCCCTCGTAAAGAGTGCAGCGCCTGCGCCATCGGGTGCAAAGTGTACATCACCGGCGGCAAGGGCTCCGAGAACGGCGCCTCCAAAGACGTCTGGGTTTACGACACCCTCCACGACGAGTGGGCCAAAGCCGCCCCCATGCTGGTGGCGCGGTTTGGCCACGGCTCGGCTGAGCTGGACCACTGTCTGTACGTGGTCGGGGGTCACACGGCGGTGAGCAGCGCCTTCCCGGcctctccctctgtctctctcaAGCAGGTCGAACATTACGACCCGCAGCTGGACAAGTGGTCCTTGGTGGCCCCTCTCCGAGAAGGCGTGAGCAATGCCGCCGTGGTGGGAGCCAAGatgaagctgtttgttttcGGCGGCACCAGCGCCAACCAGGAGAAGCTGCCCAAGGTGCAATGCTTCGACCCCTGCCAGAACCGCTGGACGGTGCCCAccagctgcccccagccctggagGTACACGGCGGCCGCCGTGGTGGGCAGCCACATCATCGTCATCGGGGGGGACACCGAGTTCTCCGCCAGCTCCGCTTATCGCTTCCACACCGACACCTTCCAGTGGTCCAAGTTCGGGGACGTCACCGCCAAGCGCATCAGCTGCCGCGCCGTCACGTCGGGGAACAGACTGTACGTGGTGGGCGGCTACTGCGGGGCGCAGCGCTGCAAAACGCTGGACTGCTACGACCCCTCGTCCGACAGCTGGAGCAGCGTCACGACGGTGCCGTATTCCCTCATCCCCACCGCCTTCGTCAGCACCTGGAAGTACCTGTCTGCCTGA